Proteins encoded by one window of Canis aureus isolate CA01 chromosome 13, VMU_Caureus_v.1.0, whole genome shotgun sequence:
- the KERA gene encoding keratocan, whose translation MATTICFIVWVLFITDTVWTRSVRQVYDISEPEDWTMHDFDCPRECFCPPSFPTALYCENRGLKEIPPIPSRIWYLYLENNLIETIPEKPFENATQLRWINLNKNKITNYGIEKGALSQLKKLLFLFLEDNELEEVPSPLPRSLEQLQLARNKVSRIPQGTFSNLENLTLLDLQHNKLLDNAFQRDTFKGLKNLMQLNMAKNALRNMPPRLPANTMQLFLDNNSIEGIPENYFNVIPKVAFLRLNHNKLSDAGLPSSGFDVSSILDLQLSHNQLTKVPRISAHLQHLHLDHNKIKNVNVSVICPPILPAEQDSFGYGPHLRYLRLDGNEIKPPIPMDLMNCFRLLQAVII comes from the exons ATGGCAACCACAATCTGTTTCATCGTCTGGGTGTTATTCATAACGGATACCGTCTGGACTCGAAGTGTGAGACAGGTCTATGACATAAGTGAGCCAGAGGACTGGACTATGCATGACTTTGACTGTCCCAGGGAATGCTTCTGCCCCCCTAGTTTCCCTACTGCTTTATACTGTGAAAATCGAGGTCTCAAAGAAATCCCTCCCATTCCTTCAAGGATCTGGTATCTTTATCTTGAGAACAACTTGATAGAGACCATTCCTGAGAAACCATTTGAGAATGCCACCCAGCTGAGATGGATAAATctaaacaagaataaaataaccAACTATGGAATTGAAAAAGGGGCCCTGAGCCAACTAAAGAAGCTGCTTTTCTTATTTCTGGAAGACAATGAGCTAGAGGAGGTACCTTCTCCATTGCCAAGAAGTTTAGAGCAGTTACAGTTGGCCAGAAACAAGGTGTCCAGAATTCCTCAGGGGACCTTCAGCAATTTGGAGAACCTGACCCTTCTCGACCTGCAGCATAATAAACTCTTGGACAATGCCTTTCAAAGAGACACTTTTAAGGGACTCAAGAACCTAATGCAGCTAAATATGGCCAAGAATGCCCTAAGGAATATGCCACCAAGATTACCAGCCAATACAATGCAACTGTTTTTGGACAACAATTCAATTGAAGGAAtaccagaaaattattttaatgtgattCCTAAGGTGGCCTTCCTGCGGCTGAACCACAACAAATTATCAGATGCAGGGCTCCCTTCGAGTGGTTTCGATGTGTCCTCAATTCTAGATCTCCAACTGTCTCACAATCAGCTCACAAAGGTCCCCCGAATCAGTGCTCATCTGCAGCACCTTCATCTTGatcataacaaaattaaaa ATGTGAACGTCTCTGTAATATGTCCTCCCATACTGCCTGCAGAACAAGATTCCTTTGGTTATGGACCTCACCTTCGCTACCTCCGTCTGGATGGCAATGAAATCAAACCACCAATTCCAATGGATTTAATGAACTGCTTCAGGCTCCTTCAGGCTGTCATTATTTAA